One Caloenas nicobarica isolate bCalNic1 chromosome 36, bCalNic1.hap1, whole genome shotgun sequence genomic window carries:
- the LOC136001001 gene encoding protein PET100 homolog, mitochondrial isoform X4 — MGGRRVAGWGGGSGSGGAMGVKLEILRMFVYLSFPVGVFWVSNQAAPFQGGVVKRKREIFPPDNPERRRALAELKRRLREGTRD; from the exons ATGGGCGGCCGCCGTGTTGCGGGGTGGGGAGGTGGAAGTGGCTCTGGAGGCGCTATGGGGGTGAAGCTGGAGATCCTGCGG ATGTTCGTCTATTTGTCCTTCCCCGTCGGCGTCTTCTGGGTCTCGAACCAGGCGGCGCCGTTCCAGGGCGGCGTGGTCAAGCGCaag AGGGAGATTTTTCCACCCGACAACCCCGAGCGG CGCCGGGCACTGGCCGAGCTGAAGCGGCGGCTGCGGGAGGGGACCCGGGACTga
- the LOC136001001 gene encoding uncharacterized protein LOC136001001 isoform X2 yields MLGTAGDTGTRVTPGDTLAQVTMLGTAGDTGTRVTPGDTLAQVTMLGTAGDTGTRVTPGDTLAQMFVYLSFPVGVFWVSNQAAPFQGGVVKRKREIFPPDNPERRRALAELKRRLREGTRD; encoded by the exons AtgctggggacagcgggtgaCACCGGGACACGGGTGACACCGGGGGACACCCTGGCACAGGTGACAAtgctggggacagcgggtgaCACCGGGACACGGGTGACACCGGGGGACACCCTGGCACAGGTGACAAtgctggggacagcgggtgaCACCGGGACACGGGTGACACCGGGGGACACCCTGGCACAG ATGTTCGTCTATTTGTCCTTCCCCGTCGGCGTCTTCTGGGTCTCGAACCAGGCGGCGCCGTTCCAGGGCGGCGTGGTCAAGCGCaag AGGGAGATTTTTCCACCCGACAACCCCGAGCGG CGCCGGGCACTGGCCGAGCTGAAGCGGCGGCTGCGGGAGGGGACCCGGGACTga
- the LOC136001001 gene encoding uncharacterized protein LOC136001001 isoform X3 translates to MGVKLEILRVTMLGTAGDTGTRVTPGDTLAQVTMLGTAGDTGTRVTPGDTLAQVTMLGTAGDTGTRVTPGDTLAQMFVYLSFPVGVFWVSNQAAPFQGGVVKRKRRALAELKRRLREGTRD, encoded by the exons ATGGGGGTGAAGCTGGAGATCCTGCGG GTGACAAtgctggggacagcgggtgaCACCGGGACACGGGTGACACCGGGGGACACCCTGGCACAGGTGACAAtgctggggacagcgggtgaCACCGGGACACGGGTGACACCGGGGGACACCCTGGCACAGGTGACAAtgctggggacagcgggtgaCACCGGGACACGGGTGACACCGGGGGACACCCTGGCACAG ATGTTCGTCTATTTGTCCTTCCCCGTCGGCGTCTTCTGGGTCTCGAACCAGGCGGCGCCGTTCCAGGGCGGCGTGGTCAAGCGCaag CGCCGGGCACTGGCCGAGCTGAAGCGGCGGCTGCGGGAGGGGACCCGGGACTga
- the PCP2 gene encoding Purkinje cell protein 2 homolog has product MATPGGTAPEHAAEGSPEQGGSPEQGGAPEQEGFFSLLSSVQGARMDEQRCSLGGPGAGGGAPPAPPELSALLELVANAQGRRMDEQRLPVPRLPGFGGGQD; this is encoded by the exons ATGGCCACCCCGGGGGGGACAGCGCCCGAGCACGCGGCG GAGGGATCCCCGGAGCAGGGGGGGTCCCCGGAACAAGGGGGGGCCCCGGAGCAGGAGGGGTTCTTCTCGCTGCTGAGCTCGGTGCAGGGAGCGCGGATGGACGAGCAGCGCTGCAGCCTGGGGGGGCCCGGCG cgggcgggggtgcccccccggccccccccgaGCTGTCGgcgctgctggagctggtggccaACGCGCAGGGGCGGCGCATGGACGAGCAGCGGCTGCCCGTGCCCCGGCTGCCGGGCTTCGGGGGGGGACAG GACTGA
- the LOC136001001 gene encoding uncharacterized protein LOC136001001 isoform X1, protein MGVKLEILRVTMLGTAGDTGTRVTPGDTLAQVTMLGTAGDTGTRVTPGDTLAQVTMLGTAGDTGTRVTPGDTLAQMFVYLSFPVGVFWVSNQAAPFQGGVVKRKREIFPPDNPERRRALAELKRRLREGTRD, encoded by the exons ATGGGGGTGAAGCTGGAGATCCTGCGG GTGACAAtgctggggacagcgggtgaCACCGGGACACGGGTGACACCGGGGGACACCCTGGCACAGGTGACAAtgctggggacagcgggtgaCACCGGGACACGGGTGACACCGGGGGACACCCTGGCACAGGTGACAAtgctggggacagcgggtgaCACCGGGACACGGGTGACACCGGGGGACACCCTGGCACAG ATGTTCGTCTATTTGTCCTTCCCCGTCGGCGTCTTCTGGGTCTCGAACCAGGCGGCGCCGTTCCAGGGCGGCGTGGTCAAGCGCaag AGGGAGATTTTTCCACCCGACAACCCCGAGCGG CGCCGGGCACTGGCCGAGCTGAAGCGGCGGCTGCGGGAGGGGACCCGGGACTga